The following proteins are encoded in a genomic region of Entelurus aequoreus isolate RoL-2023_Sb linkage group LG01, RoL_Eaeq_v1.1, whole genome shotgun sequence:
- the LOC133652425 gene encoding serine/arginine-rich splicing factor 3-like, with protein sequence MGDPSFNRDCPLDCKVYVGNLGNNGNKSEIEQAFGYFGPLRSVWVARNPPGFAFVEFEDPRDASDAVRELDGRTMCGCRVRVELSTGEKRSRSRGPPPSWSRHSRDDVRRRSPVVRRRSPRKRSLSRSRSRSVSRDKRRYRSLSRDKNRKRSRSFSRSRSRSRSNDRK encoded by the exons ATGGGAG ACCCATCGTTCAACAGAGACTGTCCACTGGACTGCAAAGTTTATGTTGGAAATCTTGGAAACAATGGAAACAAGTCTGAGATAGAACAGGCTTTTGGATACTTCGGTCCTTTACGAAGTGTATGGGTTGCTCGGAACCCCCCAGGCTTTGCTTTTGTTGAGTTTGAAGATCCCAGAGATGCCTCTGATGCAGTGAGAGAACTGGATGGGAG AACAATGTGTGGCTGTCGAGTCCGTGTCGAATTATCCACTGGAGAAAAGCGTTCAAGAAGCCGTGGTCCTCCTCCATCCTGGAGTCGACACTCAAGGGATGACGTCAGGCGCCGAAGCCCCGTAGTTAGACGCAG ATCACCAAGGAAGAGGAGCCTGAGTCGCAGTCGCAGCAG GTCTGTTTCACGAGACAAACGCAGATATCGGTCTCTTTCCAGAGACAAGAACCGTAAGCGCTCAAGATCATTTTCGCGATCAAGGAG TCGTTCTCGGTCTAACGACAGAAAATGA